Proteins encoded together in one Vicia villosa cultivar HV-30 ecotype Madison, WI unplaced genomic scaffold, Vvil1.0 ctg.000666F_1_1, whole genome shotgun sequence window:
- the LOC131630269 gene encoding sodium-dependent phosphate transport protein 1, chloroplastic-like, with protein MSSKALLFSFSPPSPSSSPQSRTRTTHSPYPFPSHFLSRRRGAGKVWADVKSEKQVPESSSKYQDLSLHKKVARALDIGEDVEDEETLSFSPWWEVFPKRWVIVILCFSAFLLCNMDRVNMSIAILPMSAEYNWNPTTVGLVQSSFFWGYLLTQIAGGIWADTVGGKQVLGFGVVWWSIATILTPVAAKLGLPFLLVARAFMGVGEGVAMPAMNNILSKWVPVAERSRSLALVYSGMYLGSVTGLAFSPFLIHQYGWPSVFYSFGSLGTVWFCIWLNKAHSSPLDDPEMLPAEKKLIATNGMSKDPVKEIPWRLILSKPPVWALIVCHFCHNWGTFILLTWMPTYYNQVLKFNLTESGLFCVLPWLTMAISANFGGWIADTLVTRGVSVTTVRKIMQTVGFLGPAFFLTQLSHIHSPVMAVLCMTCSQGTDAFSQSGLYSNHQDIAPRYSGILLGLSNTAGVLAGVLGTAATGYILQHGSWDDVFKVSVGLYLVGTVVWNLFSTGEKIID; from the exons ATGAGTAGCAAAGCTCtacttttctctttctctcctcctTCACCTTCTTCCTCCCCACAATCCCGCACCAGAACCACCCATTCCCCCTACCCGTTCCCATCCCACTTCCTCTCCCGCCGGAGGGGAGCAGGAAAGGTTTGGGCGGATGTCAAGTCCGAGAAGCAGGTGCCTGAATCCTCCAGTAAGTACCAGGATCTATCGCTTCACAAGAAAGTTGCACGTGCTTTGGATATTGGTGAagatgtggaagatgaagaaacattaTCATTTTCACCATGGTGGGAGGTTTTTCCGAAAAGATGGGTTATTGTTATTCTTTGTTTCTCAGCTTTTCTTCTATGTAACATGGATAGA GTAAATATGAGTATTGCTATACTTCCTATGTCGGCAGAGTACAACTGGAACCCAACCACTGTAGGTTTAGTACAGTCTTCTTTCTTTTGGGGATACCTTCTCACTCAG ATTGCTGGTGGAATATGGGCCGACACAGTGGGAGGAAAGCAGGTTTTGGGATTTGGCGTCGTCTGGTGGTCCATTGCTACAATCCTCACTCCCGTAGCTGCCAAACTCGGGTTGCCTTTCCTACTAGTTGCCCGTGCATTCATGGGAGTTGGTGAG GGGGTTGCTATGCCGGCCATGAATAATATTCTTTCGAAATGGGTTCCTGTGGCAGAGAGAAGTAGATCATTAGCTCTGGTATACAGTGGCATGTACCTTGGATCAGTCACCGGACTCGCCTTTTCCCCTTTCCTAATTCATCAGTATGGATGGCCGTCGGTGTTTTACTCCTTTGGTTCTCTAGGGACTGTTTGGTTTTGTATATGGCTTAATAAG GCACATAGTTCACCACTTGATGACCCTGAAATGCTGCCAGCAGAAAAGAAGTTGATTGCTACAAACGGTATGTCCAAGGATCCTGTGAAGGAAATACCTTGGAGATTAATTTTGTCAAAACCACCCGTCTGGGCCCTGATAGTTTGCCACTTTTGCCACAACTGGGGAACTTTCATTCTTCTTACATGGATGCCAACATACTATAACcaa GTGTTGAAGTTCAATCTTACAGAATCTGGACTATTTTGTGTTTTACCATGGCTCACAAtggcaatttctgcaaattttgGTGGTTGGATTGCAGACACTCTTGTGACCCGAGGTGTATCTGTTACAACGGTCCGCAAG ATAATGCAAACAGTTGGGTTTCTAGGTCCTGCTTTTTTCTTGACTCAATTGAGCCACATTCATTCTCCTGTGATGGCTGTTTTGTGTATGACTTGCAGTCAG GGAACAGACGCATTCTCTCAGTCTGGATTATATTCAAACCATCAAGATATAGCCCCTCGATATTCT gGGATATTGCTCGGTCTATCCAACACCGCTGGAGTACTGGCTGGTGTTCTTGGAACAGCAGCAACAGGTTACATTCTACAGCATG GCTCATGGGACGATGTTTTCAAGGTTTCAGTTGGGCTGTATTTGGTTGGAACCGTAGTGTGGAACCTTTTTTCGACTGGTGAAAAGATCATAGACTAA